In a single window of the Deinococcus aetherius genome:
- a CDS encoding N-acetylmuramoyl-L-alanine amidase yields MKRLFLLLSLALSSAVAAPRVGTHPGYTRLVFDLPRPASSGTPSASTRVAGGRVTVKLSVPLAAARGRLSAPGVTGFAVAGKTVTLTLAPGRGKATATVLPAKSGQPPRLVIDVPTGAAARSSAPPARSPAAVTRPAGTARPLRPVVVLDAGHGGIDQGMRSRWVTEAEVTLDVARRVRDELRRHGVEVVMSRESNKHLSANKADDLNLRSRLATNAKTSAFVSIHVNASTNPAGQGIETYYFGQPLAGQNRSLAVRENGGGSLGQELTRRAANNAQNLLGDLLAQAKMSFSRQLAQKVQSRLIAATGAQNRGVQTDAFYVIRNPTTAAVLIEIGFGSSPVEGPRLAQPAYRDRVATAIARAILDFVHAE; encoded by the coding sequence GTGAAGCGCCTTTTCCTTCTCCTGTCGCTCGCCCTGTCCTCGGCGGTCGCCGCGCCGCGCGTGGGCACCCACCCGGGCTACACGCGGTTGGTGTTCGACCTGCCCCGCCCCGCCTCCTCGGGCACCCCCTCCGCCAGCACCCGGGTCGCGGGCGGGCGGGTGACCGTGAAGCTCAGCGTGCCCCTCGCCGCCGCCCGGGGCCGCCTGAGCGCGCCCGGCGTGACCGGCTTTGCGGTCGCGGGCAAGACCGTCACGCTCACCCTCGCCCCCGGCCGGGGAAAGGCGACGGCGACCGTCCTGCCTGCCAAAAGTGGACAGCCCCCCCGGCTGGTGATCGACGTGCCCACGGGGGCGGCGGCCCGCTCTTCCGCCCCGCCCGCCCGGTCCCCCGCCGCCGTCACGCGCCCGGCGGGCACGGCCCGTCCCCTCCGGCCCGTGGTCGTGCTCGACGCCGGGCACGGCGGCATCGACCAGGGGATGCGCAGCCGCTGGGTCACCGAGGCGGAGGTCACCCTCGACGTGGCCCGCCGGGTGCGCGACGAGTTGCGGCGGCACGGCGTCGAGGTCGTGATGAGCCGCGAGAGCAACAAGCACCTCAGCGCGAACAAGGCCGATGACCTCAACCTGCGTTCACGCCTCGCCACCAACGCCAAGACCAGCGCCTTCGTGAGCATCCACGTGAACGCCTCCACCAACCCCGCCGGGCAGGGCATCGAGACGTACTACTTCGGCCAGCCGCTCGCGGGCCAGAACCGCAGCCTCGCGGTGCGGGAGAACGGCGGCGGCAGCCTCGGCCAGGAACTCACCCGCCGCGCCGCGAACAACGCCCAGAACCTCCTCGGCGACCTCCTGGCCCAGGCGAAGATGTCTTTTTCCCGCCAGCTTGCTCAGAAGGTCCAGTCCCGGCTGATCGCCGCCACGGGCGCCCAGAACCGGGGCGTGCAGACCGACGCCTTCTACGTCATCCGCAACCCCACCACCGCCGCCGTCCTCATCGAGATCGGCTTCGGCTCCAGCCCCGTCGAGGGCCCCCGCCTCGCCCAGCCCGCCTACCGCGACCGGGTGGCGACGGCGATTGCGCGGGCAATTCTGGACTTCGTGCACGCGGAGTAG